A single Saccopteryx bilineata isolate mSacBil1 chromosome 9, mSacBil1_pri_phased_curated, whole genome shotgun sequence DNA region contains:
- the LOC136312951 gene encoding uncharacterized protein, which translates to MVPHGCPFGDRRLLTFTAMGEETESSVEEAARGLQTEQWKELEQMREKQMLTLELEEALEEEPDQVYEIRLEKEHLLEEDSLVRELQIALDFVESQQQWEVGAEAEAEVEAEIGSRAARSAEQKAVAAQGSSPAVGAGVFSSSLEDEENRAGVAMRSLQKMEAQLEGAPTTALRQRKEQIRTNRKGERSEASILCCSTLLSHMCLDREATAEQVTPCSSQRPLGSSQRWCHVYDPTLKPTTLRASW; encoded by the exons atggttccccatggctgtccttttggggaccgtaggctgctgacttttacagccatgggtgaggaaaccgagagctctgtggaagaggctgcccggggcctgcaaactgagcagtggaaggagctggagcaaatgcgggagaaacagatgctgaccctggagctggaggaagcgctggaggaggagcctgaccaggtttacgagattcgcctggaaaagGAGcacctgctggaggaggattcactggttcgtgagttgcagattgccctggactttgtggagagccagcagcagtgggaggtcggggctgaggctgaggctgaggttgAAGCTGAGATCGGGtccagagctgcaaggtctgcagagcagaaggctgtggcagcccagggctcgagcccggcagtgggagctggtgttttcagttcctctttggaggatgaggagaatcgggctggagttgcaatgcgcagtctccagaagatggaagcccagctggaaggagcacctactacggccctg agacagagaaaggaacagataaggacaaacaggaagggagagagatcagaagcatcaattctttgttgcagcaccttgctttctcatatgtgccttgaccgagaggctacagcagagcaagtaaccccttgctcaagccagcgacctttgggctcaagccagagatggtgtcatgtctatgatcccacactcaagccaacaaccctgcgcGCAAGCTGGTGA